In the Zerene cesonia ecotype Mississippi chromosome 28, Zerene_cesonia_1.1, whole genome shotgun sequence genome, ttacaacaaaaataacattttaaataataattgtcatgaatgtttcaataaaaacgaTTATAAGCGttattgctatatttataCAGCAGGCGTTTTCAAATTTGCGATAGTTTATAAAGTATTGTCCTATGCCAATGTATCTGAATCTGAAAGGACATACATTCAAcctttatgatataaaattatctctcTCAGTAaaagaaagtatttttattcttattgaGCAGGTAACCGAACTGATGGTTCGTCTGGTAGTAAGTGACGACCACCGTCAGGAATATCGCACATGAGTAAAGCGAGCCTATTAGAGGGATATAAGCGCTTTAGAGGGATAAGTTATAAGGAAAGGAGTGCCAGGAATAAAGGACCTAAATAGAAAGGGTGAGGGAAAAATTGCTTTCCGAACcgttaatgttaaaactgtgtaaaatGACGAATCAAAAGTGctataagaagtcttatttgataaatgaatGTGCGAGTTGGAGTTAAATCAAACTTTATTCCTCATTAACGTTAACTGTATTTTCTTCATATATTTAACTCATCAAGAAGATTTTACATCCCTACATTAAGGAAATCTTATACgtgattttgatttaaaaagaaagagtACAATTTATTGGCCGTCATTATAACTCAGAATTGatcaaattcataaataaaatacacaatattttgtactggtttattttgtaaacttACAGGGCAGTGTGAACTATGGATACATTAGAATAGAATACTACacggtataaaaaatatcacaattacATAGGAATATCACAAATTGACTGCGACATCACTTATtccatatatttacatacatttcaatGCCACTAAAGAAACTAATCACAGAACTTGTAAATCCAAAAAACCCTCTGGCCTTTTCTTCGGAAAAAACCCTGTAACCTGTAAGTGCTGAAGAATCCTTAATACCAGAAGTATTAAGTCCTttcatatgtaataaatgatttataagaataataatattaatatataatgaattactTGTTACGTACATTTGGAATTGTACTCGAAAAAtactttgatatttaatactttgttattattaacaaaatacttaCGCCTCTCGCCAAACATTAATTCCACCATTAATCGTAtcgtttattatatgtaataaatattatatatgataatatattatatatattaacatattaaattatacttgtattaatatagtttaacCTAATACCGAGATACAGAGAGACCTAAGTGAGGTTGATTTATTTAGTGGCagcaaaatgtttaaatatttatttaatacctacGTATTACATAATATCGTTACAATACTGAAACTCAAACTTATatcaaataagtataaaaaaactattgattaactttaataaatattttaatcgtaAAATGTACCCTTCTAGTCCATTTTACAAAGAATGAAAAGTCtgttaaaagcatttttatactttaactaTGCACACGTAACATTAAAACAGTCTAAGACTGTTTTTATTGAACTCATAATTttgcgtttaaaatatgtttgacatattaataattgataaaactaACAACTATCTTAACTACATCTAAACAGCATTAATTTCTTTCTTCTCCATTAAACTAAGTTGTACTTCCCTATCCGATTTACGAATacctttaaaactattttctatGTCTATCAATGTTCTGTCTTTCGTCTCAGGTAATAAAacgtacataattattaagcaTATTGTCAATAATGCTGAATAGACTAGAAAGGCGCCTTGTACTCCTATTGTTGAATACAAATGTGGCGCTGTTTTCATAGATATAACAAAGGACGGAGTTAAAAATGAAGTAGACAATGTCGATCCTAAACTTCGATACGCTAAAGGAAAAACTTCGCCACAAATAACCCAATTCAACGGTACAGCGCCTAAACAAAACGATAAAGTATACGTTATCATTAAAACCATTGGTACTGTATCCAATAACCAGTCCTGCGTAATAATTTCAGCGTTtcgcaaataaacaaacactgaAACAGCGCTTAAAGACAAAACTGTCATGGCTCCGCTGATAAATAATATCGTTCTTcgcttatattttttcaacaagAAAATTGCAAGAAACGCGCAAATGGTTCTAAGGAAATCTATAACAGTGAACTGCCAAGTTACATCTGATAGGCTTTCTTTGTTCAAAACAGCTTGAAGGATAACATTACCATACGCTGGTATCATGTGAGCCCCGCCGAATTCAAATACTACAAGCATACAAATTGCCACTATAGATGGCTTATAAAACTCTTTCTTCTTAAAAATCTTCAACACAGCCTTCAATGAGTTAATTACGTATCTCAAAACAGAGAGCCACGTGTATTTATAGATCTTTGTCCTCTCTGTTTTCATTTCTTCCTGTGTCTCTCTTTCTTGAGCTTGAACCATCTTTTCGAATTCTTCCCTTTGCTCCTCTCCATCTCCTCGAACCCATTTGAAAGCCTTTTTTGCCTCTTCAAACCTTGATTTTGAAACGAGCCAGTATGGTGATTCTGGAGACAGCATTATAATAGCCATCGATATTATCGGAAACATAGAACAAACTACTGAAGTCATTTTCCAGGATAAATAAGCGCCCCATACGTGAGATAACAATATGCCAAGGCCAAGGGATATTGCGAAAGTGCCAAGAAACGCACCTCTGTATCTAGGTTCTGTATATTCAGCTACTAGGATAGCAGCTAATGGAGTTCTGAGACCTAAAGCTAGACCGTGGAGTAATCTGGCCAACAGGAACATTGGAACAGAGTTTCCCAGGAAAAAGATGATCCAGCCGAGCAGAGCGGGAATAGTGGAGATGAAATGGGACTTCTGTCGACCCAGTTTCCACATGAACACTGGTGATATGAAGTTTCCGACGATACCCATCAAGCCTACTGATGATGctgaaacataaattaatcatgTTTAATGttgacatttaaaatgcaaatacaTAAGATGTTTACAACTTCCTATCTTATTAAGTTAATAGTTATAAACGAgctatttaaactattttaaaccAAGAACTACTTTAGAAGAGTGATAGGTATCGATTGTTTTCCTGCGTATCACGATGATATCTTCACCTATTGTTGCCTTCACGTAACAGTTTGATCTACCGTAGGTATCATCGCGATACGTGTAGTGATACGCAACTGAGAATCATAAGTCCATGTTGACCAACATGAGATCTA is a window encoding:
- the LOC119837654 gene encoding facilitated trehalose transporter Tret1-like, with translation MEPFIKQAFVVSGAALNIMGHGCAHGYPAVLFAQLIRDGGPVTLTDHDTSWIASSVGLMGIVGNFISPVFMWKLGRQKSHFISTIPALLGWIIFFLGNSVPMFLLARLLHGLALGLRTPLAAILVAEYTEPRYRGAFLGTFAISLGLGILLSHVWGAYLSWKMTSVVCSMFPIISMAIIMLSPESPYWLVSKSRFEEAKKAFKWVRGDGEEQREEFEKMVQAQERETQEEMKTERTKIYKYTWLSVLRYVINSLKAVLKIFKKKEFYKPSIVAICMLVVFEFGGAHMIPAYGNVILQAVLNKESLSDVTWQFTVIDFLRTICAFLAIFLLKKYKRRTILFISGAMTVLSLSAVSVFVYLRNAEIITQDWLLDTVPMVLMITYTLSFCLGAVPLNWVICGEVFPLAYRSLGSTLSTSFLTPSFVISMKTAPHLYSTIGVQGAFLVYSALLTICLIIMYVLLPETKDRTLIDIENSFKGIRKSDREVQLSLMEKKEINAV